One Lycium barbarum isolate Lr01 chromosome 5, ASM1917538v2, whole genome shotgun sequence genomic window carries:
- the LOC132642847 gene encoding cytochrome P450 CYP749A22-like yields MIIFFLVFLGLLVLAKFLYKSWWYPISLQNLMKSQGIRGPSYKFPNGNDTEIRDMEMKSNTGPMELTHEIFPRLQPHFYSWIKLYGRIFLFWHGSHPELVVTDVDLIKEILSNKEGSFLQHKLAGPLEDLFGDGLPFSEGQKWSKLRKVAEIAFHAQSLKDMVPTIIGSVEEMLKTWKSYEGKEIEVYEEFRQLSSENIAKTAFGSCYLEGKHIFQRLDRLSILVYMNIGKTRIPGIDKIFRTSEDKESDKLGEALRESFMLLIREREDNVKTGQAESYGSDFLGSLLKAHHDSDVKTRISVADIIDECKTFYFAGHEPTTIVLSWVVLLLAINPDWQQKARKEVLELFGQENPKTDGISKLKILGMIINETLRLYPPALYIMRSVTRKARLGEFTLPAGIDLHIPPLSVHKNREVWGEDAHIFNPDRFAEGVSKATRDQLMAFLAFGFGPRKCVGSSFAVMEIKIALSMILQRYKFTLSPNYNHLPTVILNLRPKHGVQIMLHPLQNY; encoded by the exons ATGATAATATTCTTCTTAGTTTTTCTTGGATTACTGGTTCTTGCAAAGTTCTTGTATAAATCATGGTGGTATCCAATTTCCCTACAAAATTTGATGAAATCACAAGGAATTAGAGGTCCATCTTACAAGTTTCCAAATGGGAATGACACAGAAATTAGAGACATGGAAATGAAATCAAACACTGGTCCCATGGAGCTAACACATGAAATATTCCCCAGGTTACAGCCTCATTTCTACTCATGGATCAAACTATATG GAAGgatttttcttttttggcatggTTCTCACCCAGAATTGGTTGTAACTGATGTTGACTTGATCAAAGAAATTCTTAGCAACAAGGAGGGTTCATTTCTTCAGCATAAACTTGCTGGTCCTTTAGAGGATTTATTTGGGGATGGACTTCCTTTTTCAGAAGGTCAGAAATGGTCTAAACTTAGAAAAGTGGCTGAAATTGCTTTCCATGCACAAAGCTTGAAG GACATGGTTCCAACAATCATTGGAAGTGTGGAAGAAATGTTGAAAACATGGAAATCTTATGAAGGTAAAGAGATTGAAGTGTACGAAGAATTCAGGCAGTTGAGCTCAGAGAACATCGCAAAAACTGCTTTTGGAAGCTGCTACTTGGAGGGGAAGCATATTTTCCAAAGATTGGACAGATTATCTATCCTCGTTTACATGAACATCGGAAAGACAAGGATTCCTGGAATCGA TAAAATTTTCAGGACATCTGAGGATAAAGAATCAGACAAGCTCGGAGAAGCTCTTCGTGAGTCGTTCATGTTATTGATAAGGGAAAGAGAAGATAATGTCAAGACAGGACAAGCAGAGAGCTATGGAAGTGATTTTCTTGGATCACTCTTGAAGGCTCATCATGATTCTGATGTGAAAACAAGGATCTCAGTGGCCGACATCATCGATGAATGTAAAACATTCTATTTTGCTGGGCATGAACCAACAACTATTGTACTAAGTTGGGTTGTTCTTCTCCTAGCAATCAACCCTGATTGGCAACAGAAGGCAAGAAAGGAAGTACTTGAACTCTTCGGCCAAGAAAATCCAAAGACAGATGGCATTTCAAAACTAAAGATT CTAGGAATGATAATAAATGAGACTCTGAGGCTTTATCCACCGGCGTTATATATCATGAGAAGTGTTACAAGAAAAGCAAGACTGGGAGAATTTACACTTCCAGCAGGAATTGACTTGCACATTCCCCCTTTATCAGTTCACAAGAACCGTGAAGTATGGGGAGAAGATGCTCACATTTTTAATCCAGACAGATTTGCTGAAGGTGTGTCTAAAGCAACAAGGGACCAGTTGATGGCTTTCTTAGCCTTCGGATTTGGTCCTCGAAAATGTGTTGGCTCGAGTTTTGCAGTTATGGAGATCAAGATAGCACTTTCTATGATCTTGCAGCGTTACAAGTTCACTCTTTCACCAAATTACAATCACTTGCCCACTGTGATCCTCAACCTCCGCCCTAAACACGGAGTCCAGATCATGCTTCATCCACTGCAAAATTATTAA
- the LOC132642848 gene encoding cytochrome P450 CYP749A22-like, with translation MITFFLVFLGLLLIFLARYLYKSWWYPISLQHMMKSQGIRGSPYKFPNGNDTEIRDIVMKSSTAPMELTHDMFSRLQPQFHLWMKLYGRTFLVWHGSQPELVVTDVNLIKEILSNKEGALAQREFDGPLVDLFGNGLPFSEGQKWSKLRKVAEYAFHGQSLKEMIPAMIGSAEAMLKTWKSYEGKEIEVYEHFRNMSAEVISRTAFGSSYLEGKHIFQMLDKLSLLIYMASGKTRIPGIKKLFRTSEDIESGKLRDALSDSIMLMLKKREDNVKTGQAESYGSDFLGSLLKAHHDADVKTRISVDDIIDECKTFYFAAHETTTNLLSWSVLLLAIHPDWQDKARKEVRELYSQENPKTDSISRLHIVGMVLNETLRLYPPVVYILRRATRNTKLGGLTIPEGIGLYVPPLSVQNSCELWGEDAHLFKPERFAEGVAKATRDQLMAFLPFGFGPRKCVGMNFVNMEAKIALAMILQRYKFTLSPNYTHSPAVILNLQPKQGVQILLNPL, from the exons ATGATAACATTCTTCTTAGTTTTTCTTGGCCTACTACTGATATTTCTTGCAAGGTATTTGTACAAATCATGGTGGTATCCAATTTCCTTACAACATATGATGAAATCACAAGGGATCAGAGGTTCACCTTACAAGTTTCCTAATGGGAATGACACAGAAATTAGAGACATAGTAATGAAATCTAGTACTGCTCCTATGGAGCTCACACATGACATGTTCTCAAGATTGCAGCCTCAGTTCCACTTATGGATGAAGCTATATG GAAGAACTTTTCTTGTTTGGCATGGTTCTCAGCCAGAATTGGTTGTAACTGATGTTAACTTGATAAAAGAAATTCTTAGCAACAAGGAGGGTGCATTAGCTCAGCGTGAATTTGATGGTCCTTTAGTGGATTTATTTGGGAATGGACTTCCTTTTTCAGAAGGACAGAAATGGTCAAAACTTCGGAAAGTGGCTGAGTATGCTTTCCATGGACAAAGCTTGAAG GAAATGATTCCAGCAATGATAGGAAGTGCGGAAGCAATGTTGAAAACATGGAAATCTTATGAAGGTAAAGAAATTGAAGTGTATGAACATTTCAGGAATATGAGCGCGGAGGTCATCTCCAGAACTGCATTCGGAAGCAGCTACTTGGAGGGGAAGCATATATTCCAAATGTTGGACAAATTATCTCTACTCATTTATATGGCCTCGGGAAAGACTAGGATTCCTGGAATCAA GAAACTTTTCAGGACATCTGAGGATATAGAATCTGGCAAGCTTCGAGACGCTCTTAGTGACTCGATCATGTTAATGCTAAAGAAAAGAGAAGATAATGTCAAAACAGGACAAGCAGAGAGTTATGGAAGTGATTTTCTTGGGTCACTCTTGAAGGCTCACCATGATGCTGATGTGAAAACAAGAATCTCAGTGGACGACATCATCGACGAATGTAAAACATTCTATTTTGCTGCACATGAAACAACCACCAATCTACTAAGCTGGAGTGTTCTTCTCCTAGCAATCCATCCAGATTGGCAAGATAAAGCAAGAAAGGAAGTACGTGAACTCTACAGCCAAGAAAATCCAAAGACAGATAGCATTTCAAGACTACACATT GTGGGCATGGTTTTAAATGAGACTCTGAGGCTTTATCCACCGGTGGTCTATATTTTAAGAAGAGCGACCAGAAACACAAAATTGGGGGGCCTTACAATTCCAGAAGGAATTGGATTGTATGTTCCCCCTTTATCAGTTCAGAATAGCTGTGAATTATGGGGAGAAGACGCTCACCTTTTCAAACCGGAGAGATTTGCTGAAGGGGTGGCTAAAGCAACAAGGGACCAGTTGATGGCTTTTTTACCATTCGGCTTTGGTCCTCGAAAATGTGTTGGCATGAATTTTGTAAATATGGAAGCCAAAATAGCACTCGCTATGATCTTGCAACGTTACAAGTTCACTCTTTCACCAAACTACACTCACTCGCCCGCTGTGATTCTCAACCTACAGCCTAAACAGGGAGTCCAGATCTTGCTTAATCCACTGTAA
- the LOC132642849 gene encoding cytochrome P450 CYP749A22-like: MDLGGSIFVFFFTTLWFYLLWTLIKFLYSVWWMPLQIQNKMISQGIKGPPYRFPHGNTKDISLMRSQTMDKPMVDISHDIFPRIQPHVYSWTRIYGRNFLTWHGSKPYLFVTEPELIKEILANKEDTYPKMDMEGYAKKLLGEALITNEGEKWAKVRKLANHTFHAESLKRMVPEMSESVQTMLERWKEHEGKEFDMFKDFGLLTTEVISRTAFGSSYMEGKHIFEMVAKLTAITVKNVYTVRFPGISMLIRTDDEIEAERLERGIKSSILELVTKREQVKDGIFENFGTDYLGQLMKLLHEPDTDKSITIDQMIDEVKALFGAGHLTTTSLLGWSVFLLALHPEWQEKARKEVFTFCGLKNPTSDAIARLRTMNMILNECMRLYPPVMTVTRKVEREVRLGNMTLPANMTIFMPILSLHHDPGIWGEDVHVFKPERFAEGVSKATNNNAAAFFPFGLGPRTCVGLNFTTNEAKIALSMILQRFKLTLSPNYVHYPSDVFILTPKDGVKVILESI; encoded by the exons ATGGATTTAGGGGGAAGTATCTTTGTCTTCTTTTTCACTACCCTTTGGTTCTATCTCCTATGGACACTCATAAAATTCCTTTATTCAGTATGGTGGATGCCACTTCAAATACAAAATAAAATGATCTCTCAGGGAATCAAAGGGCCCCCTTATAGATTTCCTCATGGGAATACCAAAGATATCTCCCTTATGAGAAGCCAAACTATGGACAAACCCATGGTGGATATTTCTCATGACATTTTCCCAAGAATTCAACCTCATGTTTACTCATGGACAAGGATTTATG GGAGGAATTTCCTCACTTGGCATGGCTCAAAACCGTACTTATTTGTCACTGAACCAGAGCTTATCAAAGAAATATTGGCCAACAAAGAAGATACTTACCCAAAAATGGACATGGAAGGCTATGCTAAGAAACTATTAGGGGAAGCACTTATAACAAATGAAGGTGAAAAATGGGCAAAAGTAAGAAAACTGGCCAACCACACTTTCCATGCCGAAAGCCTGAAA CGTATGGTACCAGAAATGAGTGAAAGTGTTCAAACAATGCTAGAAAGATGGAAAGAACATGAAGGAAAAGAGTTCGACATGTTCAAGGATTTTGGACTGTTAACAACTGAAGTAATTTCCAGGACAGCATTTGGAAGCAGCTACATGGAAGGCAAACATATCTTCGAGATGGTGGCAAAATTGACTGCAATAACTGTAAAGAACGTTTATACTGTCAGATTTCCTGGAATCAG TATGCTAATAAGAACAGATGATGAAATTGAAGCAGAGAGACTTGAAAGAGGGATCAAGAGCTCCATTCTCGAGCTAGTAACGAAAAGAGAACAGGTTAAAGATGGAATATTTGAGAATTTTGGAACTGATTACCTAGGGCAACTAATGAAGCTTTTGCACGAGCCAGACACAGACAAGAGTATCACAATAGATCAAATGATCGACGAGGTCAAGGCATTGTTTGGTGCTGGACATCTTACAACTACAAGTTTACTTGGCTGGTCTGTTTTTCTCTTAGCACTTCATCCTGAATGGCAAGAAAAAGCCAGAAAGGAAGTGTTTACATTCTGTGGCCTTAAAAACCCAACTTCTGATGCAATCGCAAGACTGAGAACA ATGAACATGATACTTAATGAATGTATGAGATTGTATCCTCCGGTTATGACAGTGACAAGGAAAGTTGAAAGAGAAGTCAGGCTAGGGAACATGACACTTCCTGCTAACATGACGATTTTCATGCCAATTCTGTCACTGCACCATGATCCTGGAATATGGGGCGAAGATGTTCACGTTTTCAAACCAGAGAGGTTTGCAGAAGGGGTATCTAAAGCAACTAACAACAATGCAGCAGCATTTTTCCCCTTCGGATTGGGACCTCGTACTTGTGTTGGTCTGAATTTCACAACCAACGAAGCAAAGATTGCCCTTTCGATGATTTTGCAGCGTTTTAAGCTCACTCTGTCACCTAATTATGTGCATTATCCATCTGATGTTTTCATTTTAACTCCCAAGGATGGAGTTAAAGTTATCCTTGAATCCATTTAG